The DNA window ttaaaaaattattttttaaaaattaatttttataaactatttttaaaaaataaaaattttactaaactagatctactttttttaaaaattatgaatttttaaaaaattaattttttagaaacataaaattatattataacttttcataatttaaaaattaaaaaataacttttgcTACTTTTCAAACGAGTGCTGAGGATCCTTCCTTGAATTGTTACCCAACCCTAATATATAACATTATAACATTCAATTTACCTGCATCTATTAGGGATCACAGAAATAATGATTAACtacgaaaaaatatataaaactattttaagaatactatttttttcaagaaaaaatatattaatatatttatatataaaactttataaacatttttttatcatattcttCTAGCCTAAACAGTTaaacattattgaaagaaaataataattttgtcaaataataattaagaaggCTAATTAAAGGTCAAACAAGGATTTACTTATCTCCTAACTAACCGTTACAAAAACCTAGAATTGTTTGGagtctgtcttcttcttcttccatcccAACGCCGTTTTGATCCTATCCACAGCTTTCATGAAGATCCCACCCTTATTGTTATGCTTCCCAGCCTCACCCTTGTTTTCATGCATCGTCGGATCAATCATTTGCTTCCTTTTGGGTTGCTTGTTAATAATAACTTCTGATTCCAACTCTTTTGGGGTACCATTCAAATCCGCACCGCATGATTGAAACGTTTGAACCAGCCTAGGGTACAAACTTTCCACCAAACTCTTCTTAAAAGATGCCGAAACTTTCACATTTGAAGAAGAACACAAACTGGATGACCTACCATCACCACCTTGGTTCATGCAATAATACCCGACCCACACGCGCTCATTGGCGTATTCGCGGCACGCGTCCAAGACAGCCACGGAGCGCGTGCAGAAGTGTTGAAGGACGAAGGCCTCAAAGTGCTCGGGCGGCCTATGAACGAGGTTCATGGCAACTTCCCACGTGAGCTGAAACGCCATCTCGGTGTAGACACGTGACCTGCTCTGAAAGATAAGGCGTCCGAACGAAGTCCCAGGCTCATTGAAAAACGGTTGCTCGTTGAGAACGAGTGCTTGGATTGAGAGCAAGACCTGAAGGAGCGTCGAAGCGCGTGGATCCCACTTCTCGGCTGACCTGCCCTGCCACGTGTTAAGGAGGCTCAAGCAGACCCTGCCGTTGTTGTAGAGGTTCGGGTTGAGATCGTGCCCGAACGAGTGGAAGTATACTTCCGGAGGATAGTTTGGGTATTTAGAAGGGAGCTGGATGTCGAAGAAGAAGAGACCATCGTGGTACGGCGTTCCCGCGGCGCCTATAATCACCGCCCTCATTAGGTCAATGCGGTTCTCGTAGACCCGGACGTAGATGGAGTCTGGAAGGTTCTGTTCCAAGATCTTCCACTCTTTCATGGCGCGCTTGGAGAGATTGCTGTTGGCGGTGCTGTAACTGCTAGCTTCTTCTGATGGTGAGCCAAAGAAATGGTCATCGGGGACTTCCGAAACAATATCGAAGACATTGAAGATCTGCTCTCTTCCTTTCATGGTGTTAGCTGCCTCCTTCTGCTTGTGATGTGATGAACTCATTCTGTCTAGGGAAACCTTAGCTTCAGGAAAGACAAATTCAATTTTGTTAGTCACTCCCTTCTATGTATATACCCATCACTCTAATTTTATATAGCGAGAATTTCTTAAAAATAGAACGTAATAAAtatctatcttttatttttgaaaatttatctaTACACCTTTGTAACTGTTTTAGAACTTTTGTATCAGagttgaatttaaatatttagtgtTGGTTTATATTGGATTGTTTtagcaaaataataataataataattttttaatatcattCCAAATCGGTACATATAGTAACTTTTTTATCGACCATAAATTTAATTCATCCAACATTAAATCATGGATATCAAATATCATACAATTTGAATTGATATATAGTCTTGATAAGTAAGTCATTCTTCGGTCACAAGCCCTATAAGTTTGGACATGTGAGCCGCAAATCAAGTAACAAATAACATAAAAAGCAAAATCTCAAAACTAACATTGATAATTAGGGCGAAACTtgtgatttttttcagaaataaaataaaaaataattatttttttatatataattttttaaatatcattttttatgaCAAGTTCGTCATACTCTTAGGcggattttatattttgtagatTATACCTAATTTCAGCGAATTTCACTTCAATTTCTTTAACATTATTAATGGCAATAGCAATTATTATTATCGTCGTACTCTTAGGcggattttatattttgtagatTATACTTAATTTCAGTGAATTTCACTTCAATTTCTTTAACATTATTAATGGCAATAGCAATTATTATTATCGTCGTAAACAAA is part of the Arachis duranensis cultivar V14167 chromosome 1, aradu.V14167.gnm2.J7QH, whole genome shotgun sequence genome and encodes:
- the LOC107463563 gene encoding putative ubiquitin-conjugating enzyme E2 38; the encoded protein is MSSSHHKQKEAANTMKGREQIFNVFDIVSEVPDDHFFGSPSEEASSYSTANSNLSKRAMKEWKILEQNLPDSIYVRVYENRIDLMRAVIIGAAGTPYHDGLFFFDIQLPSKYPNYPPEVYFHSFGHDLNPNLYNNGRVCLSLLNTWQGRSAEKWDPRASTLLQVLLSIQALVLNEQPFFNEPGTSFGRLIFQSRSRVYTEMAFQLTWEVAMNLVHRPPEHFEAFVLQHFCTRSVAVLDACREYANERVWVGYYCMNQGGDGRSSSLCSSSNVKVSASFKKSLVESLYPRLVQTFQSCGADLNGTPKELESEVIINKQPKRKQMIDPTMHENKGEAGKHNNKGGIFMKAVDRIKTALGWKKKKTDSKQF